The following are from one region of the Sandaracinus amylolyticus genome:
- a CDS encoding glycosyltransferase family 4 protein has protein sequence MRITFVVAAADLSGGCRVIAIHARRLRELGHDVRVVAPAPRRPTVREYARAIVRRDPLPRRPSRQSHFDAQGVPLTRLREHRPITERDLPDADVVVATWWETAKWIRDLPRRKGAKAYFVQGWERFIEGQPGDDVDATLALPYHKIVISRFLADVVRRISGDEDVTLARNAIDGAQFDAPPRGRQPRPTLGFVYAASHWKGFDVTREAIERVRKQVPELRVIGFGAEHEETIQPLPRDAKFELRPPQSRIPELYASADVWMSSSRIEGFGLPALEAMACRTPLVATRYGGTPDLVTPGESGYLVDVDDAETLAMRALDVLSMREREWSRMSEAAHRAAHSHTWADASCAFESGLRRAIEKA, from the coding sequence ATGCGCATCACGTTCGTCGTCGCGGCCGCCGACCTCTCGGGTGGCTGTCGAGTCATCGCGATCCACGCGCGCCGGCTGCGCGAGCTCGGTCACGACGTTCGCGTCGTCGCGCCCGCGCCGCGTCGCCCGACAGTCCGCGAGTACGCGCGCGCCATCGTGCGGCGCGATCCACTCCCGCGCCGTCCGAGCAGGCAGTCGCACTTCGACGCGCAGGGCGTGCCGCTCACGCGGCTGCGCGAGCACCGCCCGATCACCGAGCGCGATCTCCCCGACGCCGACGTCGTCGTCGCGACGTGGTGGGAGACTGCGAAGTGGATTCGCGATCTCCCGCGGCGCAAAGGCGCGAAGGCGTATTTCGTCCAGGGCTGGGAGCGCTTCATCGAAGGTCAGCCCGGCGACGACGTCGATGCCACGCTCGCGCTGCCCTATCACAAGATCGTCATCTCGCGCTTCCTCGCCGACGTCGTGCGGCGCATCTCGGGCGACGAGGACGTGACCCTCGCGCGCAACGCGATCGATGGAGCGCAGTTCGATGCGCCGCCGCGCGGCCGGCAGCCGCGTCCCACCCTCGGGTTCGTCTACGCGGCCTCGCACTGGAAGGGATTCGACGTCACGCGCGAGGCGATCGAGCGAGTGCGCAAGCAGGTGCCGGAGCTCCGCGTGATCGGGTTCGGCGCCGAGCACGAGGAGACGATCCAGCCGCTGCCGCGCGACGCGAAGTTCGAGCTGCGTCCGCCGCAGTCGCGCATCCCCGAGCTCTATGCGAGCGCGGATGTGTGGATGTCGTCGAGCCGCATCGAGGGCTTCGGTCTTCCTGCGCTCGAGGCGATGGCGTGCCGGACGCCGCTCGTCGCCACGCGCTATGGAGGGACGCCGGATCTCGTGACGCCGGGCGAGAGTGGCTACCTCGTCGACGTCGACGACGCCGAGACGCTGGCGATGCGCGCGCTCGACGTGCTCTCGATGCGAGAGCGGGAGTGGTCTCGCATGAGCGAGGCGGCACACCGCGCTGCGCACTCTCATACGTGGGCCGATGCGTCGTGCGCGTTCGAGTCGGGGCTGCGCCGCGCGATCGAGAAGGCGTGA